TTCTTTATTCACGACAAAGAATGGTCTAACAATAATCAAAAAATTAAATTTACTCCAAAATATAAGGACTGAGGGTCCTGCTATTCAGTATAAAAAAAGTGATACTCCAACAATGGGAGGACTTTTTATGATAATCCCTTTTTTAATTTTTCTTTTGATTATATGTATAAATTTAGGTTATCTAAAATTGTTTCTTTTATTGTTTACTACTTTTGGTTTCTTTATTACAGGGTTTTTAGATGATTATTTAAGTATTAAAAACAAAGAAAATACAGGATTAAAACCAAAAGAGAAATTCTTTTTACAAAGTATCATCTCAATAATTTTTATATTGATAGCTTATGAAAAAAACTTCATTAATCCATTAATAACAATATCTGACTCCTGGGGAATAAATATGAATATTTTCATATTGCCCATTTCTTTCTTAGTGCTTGTTGGTATAAGTAATTCAGTGAATTTGACTGATGGACTAGATGGATTAGCAGCTGGATGCAGTGGGATGGTCTTTTATGGATTAGGAACAGAAATATTAATGAAAGAACAGCAGGAACTGTTTGT
This region of Prochlorococcus sp. MIT 0604 genomic DNA includes:
- the mraY gene encoding phospho-N-acetylmuramoyl-pentapeptide-transferase; its protein translation is MIGKIKELNFKSLLILNTFALTVTSFFFNNFIFIGVYTTFFFISLFTTKNGLTIIKKLNLLQNIRTEGPAIQYKKSDTPTMGGLFMIIPFLIFLLIICINLGYLKLFLLLFTTFGFFITGFLDDYLSIKNKENTGLKPKEKFFLQSIISIIFILIAYEKNFINPLITISDSWGINMNIFILPISFLVLVGISNSVNLTDGLDGLAAGCSGMVFYGLGTEILMKEQQELFVFSILCYSMSGICFGFLKYNRYPAKIFMGDTGSLSIGAILGSIALLTNSIFTLTIFSGIFIIEALSVIIQVGFFKITKKFFFNGKRIFLMSPIHHHFELKGIKEQKIVENFWKINILLVILGIVLKINL